The Mercurialis annua linkage group LG2, ddMerAnnu1.2, whole genome shotgun sequence genome contains a region encoding:
- the LOC126667039 gene encoding uncharacterized protein LOC126667039 — MRSLLFCLIEILKEAFKLFFKNGRTMAFIALFIILTKSILFFSNIFSIKPLIVHLLIEKNLLQFATPNTPEFTTIFTQIKKDIEIFFGLGFIFLTFTLISSLLSATTTILAAAVTYAGKQELTLKNLLSRIRRIWKRPTITFLYTSLLSLIYLFIYVAILIGIMQITKMQFTKNPDKSLVAILILTILVLFISVSGLVYFLNLLVSWNLAIVISVVEDIKGIEAVEKAKQISKGMKLQGALLIVLISILNLGFALGMNMIPRVSVPVQILIGLVEANFGGLVSMYLYAVFTVFYFRCKKSFGEKVEIFEKRFDGYSMVPTTITAPIVDDNIP, encoded by the coding sequence aTGAGATCTCTTCTATTTTGTTTGATAGAAATTCTAAAAGAAGCATTCAAACTATTCTTCAAAAATGGAAGAACAATGGCTTTTATTGCCCTATTCATCATCCTCACCAAATCTATTCTATTTTTCTCAAATATTTTCTCCATCAAACCCTTAATCGTCCACTTACTCATAGAAAAAAACCTCCTTCAATTTGCCACTCCAAATACCCCAGAATTCACCACAATTTTCacccaaattaaaaaagatatcGAAATCTTTTTCGGTTTGGGATTCATTTTCTTAACTTTTACTTTAATCTCTTCCTTACTTTCGGCGACAACAACAATCCTCGCCGCCGCAGTTACCTATGCCGGAAAGCAAGAATTAACCTTAAAAAACTTGCTTTCAAGGATTAGAAGAATATGGAAAAGACCAACTATTACTTTTTTATACACTTCCCTTCTTAGTCTGATCTATCTCTTCATTTACGTCGCGATTCTCATCGGAATTATGCAAATTACCAAAATGCAATTTACAAAAAACCCAGATAAATCACTAGTTGCTATCTTAATCCTTACCATTTTGGTTCTTTTCATTTCGGTTTCTGGTTTGGTTTACTTTCTTAACTTATTAGTAAGTTGGAACTTAGCCATTGTTATTTCTGTTGTGGAAGACATTAAAGGAATTGAGGCAGTAGAAAAGGCTAAACAAATTTCTAAGGGAATGAAGCTACAAGGAGCGTTATTGATTGTTTTGATCAGCATATTAAATTTAGGGTTTGCCCTAGGGATGAACATGATTCCTAGGGTTTCAGTTCCAGTTCAGATACTTATAGGCTTAGTCGAAGCAAATTTTGGTGGTCTGGTAAGCATGTATTTGTATGCAGTTTTTACCGTATTTTACTTCAGATGCAAGAAATCTTTTGgagaaaaagttgaaatatttgaaaaaagatTTGATGGATATAGTATGGTACCCACCACCATTACTGCTCCAATTGTGGATGATAATATTCCATGA